A part of Streptomyces sp. NBC_01497 genomic DNA contains:
- a CDS encoding DUF5682 family protein, producing the protein MTTPARGVPAGTDGGGRSGAGESGTTGAPPARGPLLLGVRHHGPGSARGVLAALEAAAPRVVLIEGPPEADALVALVADAAMRPPVALLAHAVDDPGRAAFWPLAAFSPEWVALRWAVERGVPVRFIDLPAAHSLVLADEDREPRADEDREARADEDREARADEDREARADEDREARADEDREARPDEPEAGVASERESGDHGGAGGGPDAGEQGAEEAAGPVEDLRVDPIAVLAQAAGYDDPERWWEDAVEHRGQGVDPFAPFEAVAEAMAALRERFGDGGHRRDVVREAHMRGRLRAARKEFGDFADGGGVAVVCGAWHVPALLEKTTATADRALLKGLPKVKAELTWVPWTHRRLARRSGYGAGIDSPGWYGHLFEAPDRPVERWMTKVAGLLRDEDRTVSPAHVIEAVRLARALAAMRGRPLAGLTETIDAVRAVMCEGSDVPLALITDRLIVGDALGEVPEAAPAVPLQRDLTRQQRTLRLKPEALERELDLDLRKETDAARSTLLHRLRLLGIGWGEPTAGRANSGTFREAWRLRWEPELYVRVAEAGIWGTTVLAAATARAESAAVSAVALSDVTALAEQCLLAALPDALPVVMRALADRAALDADVAHLAQALPALARTLRYGDVRGTDTAALGEVATALAERICVGLPPACAGLDDDGAQEMRGHLDAVHTAIALLPSAEDGQDHDLPGRWAATLTRLSGRDSVPGVVRGRAARLLLDDCRLADDDAARLMGLALSPGTPPQDAAAWIEGFVGGTSGGGMLLVHDERLLALVDAWLTGVPATAFTDVLPLLRRTFSAYEPGVRRTLGEQVRRGPSAGAVPSTDTTAPGFAPQRDRARADAVVPLVALLLGRAAVPVPARRTAGPSPGPAAAVPVPALAGPSARTVPEENR; encoded by the coding sequence GTGACCACGCCCGCGAGGGGGGTCCCCGCGGGTACGGACGGGGGCGGACGCTCGGGGGCAGGCGAATCGGGGACGACGGGCGCGCCGCCCGCGCGGGGACCGCTGCTCCTCGGCGTACGGCACCACGGTCCCGGCTCGGCGCGCGGAGTGCTTGCCGCGCTGGAGGCCGCTGCGCCCCGTGTCGTCCTCATCGAGGGTCCGCCGGAGGCCGATGCGCTGGTGGCTCTCGTTGCCGACGCGGCCATGCGCCCACCCGTCGCGCTCCTGGCACACGCGGTGGACGATCCGGGGCGCGCCGCGTTCTGGCCGCTCGCCGCGTTCTCGCCGGAGTGGGTCGCCCTGCGCTGGGCGGTCGAGCGCGGGGTGCCCGTACGGTTCATCGACCTGCCCGCCGCGCACTCCCTGGTGCTTGCCGACGAGGACCGTGAGCCACGGGCCGACGAGGACCGCGAAGCACGGGCCGACGAGGACCGCGAAGCACGGGCCGACGAGGACCGCGAAGCACGGGCCGACGAGGACCGCGAAGCACGGGCCGACGAGGACCGCGAAGCACGGCCCGACGAGCCGGAGGCCGGTGTCGCGAGCGAGCGTGAGAGCGGGGACCACGGGGGAGCGGGCGGCGGCCCGGACGCCGGGGAGCAGGGGGCGGAGGAAGCCGCCGGGCCCGTGGAGGATCTGCGCGTCGACCCGATCGCGGTCCTCGCACAGGCCGCCGGATACGACGACCCCGAGCGCTGGTGGGAGGACGCGGTCGAGCACCGGGGCCAGGGCGTCGACCCGTTCGCGCCGTTCGAGGCCGTGGCCGAGGCGATGGCCGCGCTGCGCGAGCGCTTCGGCGACGGGGGACATCGTCGCGACGTGGTCCGTGAGGCCCATATGCGCGGGCGGCTGCGCGCGGCCCGCAAGGAGTTCGGCGACTTCGCGGACGGCGGCGGTGTCGCGGTCGTGTGCGGGGCCTGGCATGTCCCGGCACTGCTGGAGAAGACCACGGCCACCGCCGACAGGGCGCTTCTGAAGGGGCTGCCCAAGGTCAAGGCGGAGCTGACATGGGTGCCGTGGACCCATCGAAGGCTCGCCCGGCGCAGCGGCTACGGTGCGGGCATCGACTCGCCCGGCTGGTACGGCCATCTCTTCGAGGCGCCCGACCGGCCCGTCGAGCGGTGGATGACGAAGGTCGCCGGACTCCTGCGGGACGAGGACAGGACGGTCTCACCCGCGCACGTCATCGAGGCGGTGCGGCTGGCCCGGGCCCTCGCAGCCATGCGCGGCAGGCCGCTGGCCGGCCTCACCGAGACGATCGACGCCGTCCGGGCGGTCATGTGCGAGGGGTCCGACGTACCGCTCGCGCTGATCACGGACCGGCTGATCGTCGGCGACGCCCTCGGCGAGGTTCCGGAGGCGGCACCCGCCGTGCCGCTCCAGCGCGATCTGACCCGGCAGCAGCGCACCCTGCGGCTCAAGCCGGAGGCACTGGAGCGCGAACTCGACCTCGACCTGCGCAAGGAGACCGACGCCGCCCGCTCGACCCTGCTGCACCGGCTGCGCCTCCTCGGCATCGGCTGGGGCGAGCCCACGGCGGGGCGCGCCAACTCCGGTACGTTCCGGGAGGCGTGGCGGCTGCGCTGGGAGCCGGAGCTGTACGTGCGCGTCGCCGAGGCGGGCATCTGGGGCACGACCGTGCTCGCCGCCGCGACAGCGCGTGCCGAGTCCGCCGCCGTGTCCGCCGTGGCGCTCAGCGACGTCACGGCGCTCGCGGAGCAGTGTCTGCTGGCGGCCCTGCCCGACGCGCTGCCGGTCGTGATGCGGGCGCTCGCGGACCGTGCCGCGCTCGACGCGGATGTCGCGCACCTCGCCCAGGCGCTGCCCGCGCTGGCCCGCACCCTGCGGTACGGGGACGTGCGCGGCACCGACACCGCCGCCCTCGGGGAGGTGGCGACCGCGCTCGCGGAGCGGATCTGCGTCGGACTGCCCCCGGCGTGCGCGGGACTCGACGACGACGGCGCGCAGGAGATGCGCGGCCACCTCGACGCCGTGCACACCGCGATCGCCCTGCTGCCATCCGCCGAGGACGGCCAGGACCACGATCTGCCCGGCCGCTGGGCCGCCACGCTGACCAGGCTCAGCGGGCGCGACAGCGTGCCGGGCGTCGTCCGGGGCCGCGCCGCCCGGCTCCTGCTGGACGACTGCCGCCTCGCGGACGACGACGCAGCCCGGCTGATGGGGCTCGCGCTGTCGCCCGGGACGCCGCCGCAGGACGCGGCCGCGTGGATCGAGGGCTTCGTCGGCGGCACGTCGGGGGGCGGGATGCTCCTGGTGCACGACGAGCGTCTGCTGGCGCTGGTCGACGCCTGGCTGACCGGCGTACCGGCCACCGCCTTCACGGACGTACTCCCGCTGCTGCGGCGCACGTTCTCGGCCTACGAGCCGGGGGTGCGCCGGACGCTCGGCGAGCAGGTCCGCCGGGGCCCGTCGGCCGGCGCCGTGCCCTCCACCGACACCACCGCGCCGGGCTTCGCGCCGCAGCGGGACCGGGCACGCGCGGACGCCGTCGTCCCGCTCGTCGCCCTCCTGCTGGGCCGCGCGGCCGTCCCCGTACCCGCACGGCGGACCGCCGGCCCGTCGCCCGGACCGGCCGCCGCCGTGCCGGTACCGGCTCTCGCGGGCCCGTCCGCCCGCACCGTCCCGGAGGAGAACCGATGA
- a CDS encoding ATP-binding protein — protein MTVSHALPETATKPAAAVLRPHAEDAFADELAALAAQDDRPRPERWRLSPWAVSLYLLGGTLPDGTVISPKYVGPRRIVEVAVTTLATDRALLLLGVPGTAKTWVSEHLAAAVSGDSTLLVQGTAGTPEEAIRYGWNYAQLLALGPSRDALVPSPLMRAMSEGLTARVEELTRIPADVQDSLITILSEKTLPIPELGDEVQAVGGFNVIATANDRDRGVNDLSSALRRRFNTVVLPLPASPEAEVEIVSRRVDQIGRSLGLPVETDGMSEIRRVVTVFRELRDGVTSDGRTKLKSPSGTLSTAEAISVVTNGLALATHFGDGVLRPADVASGILGAVVRDPAADRVIWQEYVETVVRERDGWKDFYRACREVTA, from the coding sequence ATGACCGTGTCCCACGCCCTGCCCGAAACCGCCACGAAGCCCGCCGCGGCCGTTCTGCGCCCGCATGCGGAGGACGCCTTCGCGGATGAGCTCGCGGCGCTCGCCGCGCAGGACGACAGGCCGAGGCCCGAGCGCTGGCGCCTCTCGCCCTGGGCCGTCTCGCTGTATCTGCTGGGCGGCACGCTGCCCGACGGGACGGTCATCAGCCCGAAGTACGTGGGGCCGCGCCGTATCGTCGAGGTCGCCGTCACCACGCTCGCCACCGACCGCGCCCTGCTGCTCCTCGGCGTGCCCGGCACGGCCAAGACCTGGGTGTCCGAGCACCTGGCCGCCGCCGTCAGCGGGGACTCCACCCTGCTGGTGCAGGGCACGGCGGGCACCCCCGAGGAGGCCATCCGCTACGGGTGGAACTACGCGCAGCTCCTCGCGCTCGGCCCGAGCCGGGACGCGCTGGTGCCGAGCCCCCTGATGCGGGCCATGTCCGAAGGGCTCACGGCGCGTGTCGAGGAGCTGACGCGCATCCCCGCCGACGTGCAGGACTCGCTGATCACGATCCTGTCCGAGAAGACCCTGCCCATCCCCGAGCTGGGTGACGAGGTCCAGGCGGTGGGCGGGTTCAACGTCATCGCGACGGCCAACGACCGCGACCGCGGGGTCAACGACCTGTCCAGCGCGCTGCGCAGGCGGTTCAACACGGTGGTGCTGCCGCTGCCCGCGTCACCGGAGGCGGAGGTCGAGATCGTCTCGCGCCGCGTCGACCAGATCGGCCGTTCCCTCGGGCTCCCCGTCGAGACGGACGGCATGTCCGAGATCCGCCGGGTCGTCACGGTCTTCCGGGAGCTGCGTGACGGTGTCACGTCCGACGGGCGCACCAAGCTCAAATCCCCGTCGGGCACGCTCTCCACGGCCGAGGCGATCTCGGTCGTCACCAACGGCCTCGCCCTGGCCACGCACTTCGGCGACGGTGTGCTGCGACCCGCCGATGTCGCGAGCGGCATCCTCGGCGCCGTGGTCCGGGACCCGGCCGCCGACCGCGTCATCTGGCAGGAGTACGTGGAGACCGTGGTCCGCGAGCGGGACGGCTGGAAGGACTTCTACCGTGCGTGCCGCGAGGTGACCGCGTGA
- a CDS encoding SWIM zinc finger family protein → MSDLGVRRTAEQVLALAPDDASRRAGSKLGAAGPWSETGAGAEGAPGAVWGLCKGSGSKPYQTVVDTAGPAYKCSCPSRKFPCKHALGLLLLLASDGDGFAAAQEPPAWAQEWLAARRKRAERSTEGDAGAGAARTADPEAARRRADRRAARITSGVSELERRLADLVRGGLAGADQAGGTSRSEPAGGYGPWEETAARMVDAQAPGLAGRARELGLIPSSGAGWPARLLEESALLHLLNRAWLGVDGLPEQLATTVRTRVGLPSGPEGEQIRDTWSVLAQYDTSDGKLTTRRIWLHGRTSRRWALVLGFGVAGRAPEPALPVGLAVDARIAPHAGAGQLRAAWGEQFGAPEAMGSPPAGGTVAAAAEAYGTALLSDPWLDTWPVVLSDVVPLPPGERAGWRLADAAGGAALPLTARAVDRPGLWKLVALAGGRPLTVFGECGHRGFEPLGAWSAEAAGMVALT, encoded by the coding sequence ATGAGTGATCTGGGGGTGCGCCGGACGGCGGAGCAGGTGCTCGCACTGGCTCCTGACGATGCGTCACGCAGGGCCGGGAGCAAGCTAGGTGCCGCGGGGCCGTGGTCGGAGACGGGTGCGGGCGCCGAGGGCGCGCCGGGCGCTGTGTGGGGTTTGTGCAAGGGGAGCGGCAGCAAGCCGTATCAGACGGTCGTGGACACGGCGGGGCCCGCGTACAAGTGCAGTTGTCCCAGCCGCAAGTTCCCGTGCAAGCACGCTCTGGGGCTGCTGCTGCTCCTGGCGTCGGACGGGGACGGGTTCGCAGCGGCCCAGGAGCCGCCCGCCTGGGCGCAGGAATGGCTCGCCGCGCGCAGGAAACGGGCGGAGCGGTCCACAGAGGGCGACGCCGGCGCGGGGGCGGCGAGGACCGCTGACCCCGAGGCGGCGCGGCGTAGGGCGGATCGCAGGGCGGCACGGATCACGTCGGGCGTGAGCGAACTGGAGCGGCGCCTAGCGGATCTGGTGCGGGGCGGGCTCGCTGGGGCGGACCAGGCCGGGGGCACCTCCCGATCGGAGCCCGCTGGGGGGTACGGCCCCTGGGAGGAGACCGCGGCCCGCATGGTCGACGCGCAGGCGCCCGGCCTGGCCGGGCGCGCCAGGGAACTGGGGCTGATACCGAGTTCGGGCGCGGGGTGGCCGGCGCGGTTGCTGGAGGAGTCGGCGCTGCTGCACCTCCTGAACAGGGCCTGGCTGGGCGTCGACGGCCTGCCGGAGCAGCTGGCGACGACGGTGCGCACCCGCGTCGGCCTGCCCTCGGGCCCGGAGGGGGAGCAGATCAGGGACACGTGGTCGGTGCTCGCCCAGTACGACACGTCCGACGGCAAGCTGACGACGCGCCGGATCTGGCTGCACGGCCGGACTTCTCGCAGGTGGGCGCTGGTGCTCGGCTTCGGGGTCGCGGGCCGCGCACCGGAACCGGCCCTGCCGGTCGGGCTCGCGGTCGACGCCCGGATCGCGCCGCACGCCGGGGCGGGCCAGTTGCGGGCGGCCTGGGGGGAGCAGTTCGGCGCCCCGGAGGCGATGGGATCGCCGCCGGCGGGCGGCACGGTGGCAGCGGCGGCCGAGGCGTACGGGACGGCACTGCTGTCGGATCCCTGGCTCGACACGTGGCCGGTGGTCCTGTCCGATGTCGTTCCTCTGCCACCGGGCGAGCGGGCCGGCTGGCGGTTGGCGGACGCGGCGGGCGGGGCGGCGCTCCCCCTGACGGCACGGGCGGTGGACCGGCCCGGCCTGTGGAAGCTGGTCGCGTTGGCCGGCGGGCGTCCCCTGACGGTGTTCGGGGAGTGCGGGCACCGGGGCTTCGAGCCGCTCGGGGCGTGGTCTGCGGAGGCGGCGGGAATGGTGGCGCTGACATGA
- a CDS encoding DUF5691 domain-containing protein, which produces MVADPGTQPRWEDLLTSALLGTDRRTPPAGVLAPDVAPPEALLDAAALSTVRRRAGLLPSAGEGERPEPAPREDRPAPPEAAVHRLTMLLTDRAAGSTGSGRRGTAPDLAELLPQWLAAANGHGYAAPAAVLPALLDTARARTDLRPHALTFAGARGLWLARFNPEWKFALRGGSGSAVLPDLADEEAVLRLWEEGLFAERVALLGALRTRDAGRALALLVSTWTTERAEDRLMFLDSLRTGLSDADEPFLEASLADRSRNVRSTAAELLSGLPHSALAARMAERATVCVALDPLASRTSIVVEAPYACDADMRRDGVVPTPPTGRGERSWWLSQLVEAAPLGVWPGRLGGRTPEEIVALPIADDWRADLHAAWCKATIRQRDEGWARALLDGAPPSDRSRLLAVLPRQERARRVASFIATDGLSEAFQLLAVCAVPWAEPLGGAVIDALDIARETGSYPWSFSGAMGLAERCLDPREADRLELLTAPLTETEDTSPGAGGYWSEAFRRLVSTLRLRARMHDELCGGAGGGTGRATT; this is translated from the coding sequence ATGGTGGCCGACCCCGGCACGCAACCGCGCTGGGAGGATCTCCTTACCTCGGCCCTGCTGGGTACGGACCGCAGGACGCCGCCCGCCGGTGTCCTCGCGCCCGACGTGGCGCCCCCGGAGGCCCTGTTGGACGCCGCGGCCCTGAGCACCGTACGACGGCGGGCGGGACTGCTCCCGTCCGCCGGCGAGGGCGAGCGCCCCGAGCCGGCGCCACGCGAGGACCGTCCGGCGCCTCCCGAGGCCGCGGTGCACCGGCTGACGATGCTGCTCACCGACCGCGCCGCGGGATCTACGGGTTCCGGCCGCCGCGGTACGGCGCCCGACCTGGCGGAACTGCTACCGCAGTGGCTCGCCGCGGCGAACGGCCACGGGTACGCGGCACCCGCCGCCGTCCTGCCCGCACTGCTGGACACGGCGCGGGCACGGACCGATCTGCGGCCGCACGCCCTGACGTTCGCGGGGGCGCGCGGGCTGTGGCTGGCGCGCTTCAACCCGGAGTGGAAGTTCGCCCTGCGGGGCGGCTCCGGCAGCGCGGTCCTGCCTGACCTGGCGGACGAGGAGGCGGTCCTTCGGCTGTGGGAGGAAGGGCTGTTCGCGGAGCGGGTCGCCCTGCTCGGCGCGCTGCGCACGCGGGACGCGGGACGGGCCCTCGCCCTCCTCGTGTCTACGTGGACGACCGAGCGGGCCGAGGACCGGCTGATGTTCCTGGACTCGCTGCGGACGGGGCTGTCCGACGCGGACGAGCCGTTCCTCGAGGCGTCGCTCGCGGACCGCAGCCGCAACGTCCGCTCGACGGCCGCGGAGTTGCTGTCCGGGCTGCCGCACTCGGCGCTGGCCGCGCGGATGGCGGAGCGCGCCACCGTATGTGTGGCGCTCGATCCACTGGCGTCGCGGACGTCGATCGTGGTCGAGGCACCGTACGCGTGCGACGCGGACATGCGGCGCGACGGGGTGGTCCCGACCCCTCCGACCGGCCGGGGCGAGCGGTCGTGGTGGCTGAGCCAACTGGTCGAGGCCGCACCGCTGGGCGTGTGGCCCGGGCGGCTCGGAGGCCGGACGCCCGAGGAGATCGTCGCCCTGCCGATAGCCGACGACTGGCGGGCGGACCTGCATGCGGCGTGGTGCAAGGCGACGATCCGGCAGCGCGACGAGGGCTGGGCCCGTGCCTTGCTGGACGGCGCTCCGCCGTCGGACCGTTCGCGCCTGCTGGCGGTGCTGCCGCGGCAGGAACGGGCGCGGCGAGTGGCCTCGTTCATCGCGACGGACGGCCTGTCCGAGGCATTCCAACTGCTGGCCGTGTGCGCGGTGCCCTGGGCGGAGCCGCTGGGCGGCGCGGTGATCGACGCACTGGACATCGCGCGGGAGACGGGGAGTTACCCGTGGAGCTTCAGCGGGGCGATGGGCCTCGCGGAACGCTGCCTGGACCCGCGGGAGGCGGACCGCCTGGAACTGCTGACGGCACCTTTGACCGAGACGGAGGACACCTCACCGGGAGCCGGCGGCTACTGGTCCGAAGCCTTCAGGCGGCTCGTGTCGACGCTCCGGCTACGGGCCCGCATGCATGACGAACTGTGCGGTGGGGCCGGGGGAGGAACCGGGAGGGCGACGACTTGA
- a CDS encoding cobalamin B12-binding domain-containing protein, translated as MGVTGPIRVVVAKPGLDGHDRGAKVIARALRDAGMEVIYTGLHQTPEQIVDTAIQEDADAIGLSILSGAHNTLFVKVIELLKERDAADIKVFGGGIIPEADIAPLKEHGVAEIFTPGATTTSIVAWVNANVRESAGA; from the coding sequence ATGGGTGTGACCGGTCCGATCCGCGTAGTGGTCGCGAAGCCGGGCCTCGACGGCCACGACCGCGGCGCGAAGGTCATCGCGCGTGCGCTGCGTGACGCGGGCATGGAAGTCATCTACACGGGGCTGCACCAGACCCCGGAACAGATCGTCGACACGGCGATCCAGGAGGACGCCGACGCGATCGGCCTCTCGATCCTCTCCGGTGCGCACAACACGCTCTTCGTGAAGGTCATCGAACTGCTCAAGGAGCGCGACGCGGCGGACATCAAGGTGTTCGGTGGCGGGATCATCCCGGAGGCGGACATCGCGCCGCTCAAGGAGCACGGCGTCGCGGAGATCTTCACCCCGGGCGCCACGACGACATCGATCGTGGCATGGGTGAACGCGAACGTACGGGAGTCCGCGGGCGCGTAG
- a CDS encoding peptidoglycan DD-metalloendopeptidase family protein: protein MEDQPAQADYAAYETDPLFGALPGGYDAQQHGSEQYQYGAGQYPEQQHTYAGTTGEWDGGTAGSYTPTPAPRAPGHQAPGPSAQPYDWAPAPEFQHEHGYAYPAAATAVGPTPTLVHGVQVQDPYGYYQQHESAAPGYEPTMQWTVPAEVLVDPQDQQTQIHLQVQVPPAAHVHHQQGGHHSGQGHGQAQPEPEPAPAPAPYDAGWYASQDTVIAQLVVPLAEPDQHQHPRQDPAQDGAAGHDGHAHPDAAPVGSPAADPDAGPGGEPEAEYGADPVAEPGEPVAEPAPQSRVTRAGTRTTARAAGSGSRRRAPAKRSALLTIAVPSACVMGVAGIAAASMNAVGGGDDKQDDTTTTAAADPASVKPVAANDKMDTQLAALSADARDFGDRASRTQERIDLKERQAADKKKRDQEAARKEAARPKYLLPVKQRGLSAYFGQAGVNWMSVHTGIDFPVMTGTPVMAVTDGTVRTKWNPSYGNMAIVTAPDGTETWYCHLSSTRVRSGSVKAGDVIAYSGNTGNTTGPHLHFEVRPGGGAAIDPLPWLRSHGLDPT, encoded by the coding sequence GTGGAAGACCAGCCCGCCCAAGCCGACTACGCCGCTTACGAGACGGATCCGCTCTTCGGGGCGCTTCCCGGCGGTTACGACGCGCAGCAGCACGGGAGTGAGCAGTACCAGTACGGCGCCGGTCAGTATCCGGAGCAGCAGCACACGTATGCCGGGACGACCGGAGAGTGGGACGGCGGGACGGCGGGCTCATACACCCCGACACCGGCTCCCCGGGCTCCCGGTCACCAGGCCCCGGGTCCCTCGGCACAGCCCTACGACTGGGCGCCGGCTCCCGAATTCCAGCACGAGCACGGATACGCCTACCCGGCGGCGGCCACGGCGGTCGGCCCCACGCCCACCCTCGTCCACGGCGTCCAGGTTCAGGATCCGTACGGCTACTACCAGCAGCACGAGTCCGCCGCGCCCGGCTACGAGCCCACCATGCAGTGGACCGTCCCGGCGGAGGTCCTTGTGGACCCGCAGGACCAGCAGACCCAGATCCACCTTCAGGTTCAGGTTCCGCCGGCGGCGCACGTCCACCACCAGCAGGGCGGGCACCACAGCGGCCAGGGCCACGGGCAGGCGCAGCCGGAACCGGAGCCCGCTCCGGCTCCCGCGCCTTACGACGCCGGCTGGTACGCGTCCCAGGACACCGTCATCGCCCAACTCGTCGTCCCGTTGGCCGAACCGGACCAGCATCAGCATCCGCGGCAGGACCCGGCCCAGGACGGCGCGGCGGGCCATGATGGGCACGCTCACCCTGACGCCGCACCCGTCGGGAGTCCCGCTGCGGACCCCGACGCCGGCCCCGGCGGGGAGCCGGAAGCGGAATACGGCGCCGATCCTGTCGCGGAGCCCGGCGAACCCGTGGCGGAGCCGGCACCACAGTCCCGGGTGACCCGCGCCGGCACCCGAACGACCGCCCGCGCGGCAGGCAGTGGCAGCCGTCGCCGTGCCCCCGCCAAGCGTTCCGCGCTGCTGACGATCGCTGTCCCGTCCGCCTGCGTGATGGGCGTGGCCGGGATCGCCGCCGCGTCCATGAACGCGGTGGGCGGCGGTGACGACAAGCAGGACGACACGACGACCACGGCCGCCGCCGATCCCGCGTCCGTGAAACCCGTCGCCGCCAACGACAAGATGGACACGCAACTGGCCGCACTCAGCGCGGACGCCCGTGACTTCGGGGACCGCGCGAGCCGCACGCAGGAGCGCATCGACCTCAAGGAACGCCAGGCGGCGGACAAGAAGAAGCGTGACCAGGAGGCGGCCCGCAAGGAGGCCGCCCGCCCCAAGTACCTGCTCCCCGTCAAACAGCGCGGGTTGAGTGCCTACTTCGGACAGGCGGGCGTCAACTGGATGTCCGTGCACACCGGTATCGACTTCCCCGTCATGACCGGTACGCCGGTGATGGCCGTCACCGACGGCACCGTACGCACGAAGTGGAACCCCAGCTACGGCAACATGGCGATCGTGACCGCGCCGGACGGCACGGAGACGTGGTACTGCCACCTCAGTAGCACGCGCGTGCGATCGGGTTCGGTCAAGGCCGGGGACGTCATCGCGTACTCCGGCAACACCGGCAACACCACAGGGCCGCACCTGCACTTCGAGGTACGGCCCGGGGGCGGCGCCGCGATCGACCCGCTGCCGTGGCTCCGCAGCCACGGCCTCGACCCGACCTGA